One stretch of Nitratiruptor tergarcus DSM 16512 DNA includes these proteins:
- a CDS encoding YeeE/YedE thiosulfate transporter family protein: MNFNIIEFFRQTYEYVAVQNHGSIWLIMAIGIVFGVIIQWSRVDTFDKIAGFAMLHGFKVPKMLFFTIGIASIGLYFMIKLGYAHYHIKPITLGGLIIGGVLFAIGMAILGLCPGTGPVAVSEGNIDVFTGLVGGLLAGALFTYLYPDLKTIMGPDFGKLTLAQLIGHDWFIFVYGVALIAIAFLLPNREIEEEVGEI; the protein is encoded by the coding sequence ATGAATTTTAATATTATAGAGTTTTTTCGCCAAACTTATGAATATGTAGCAGTACAAAATCATGGAAGTATTTGGCTTATTATGGCTATTGGTATCGTTTTTGGTGTAATCATACAATGGAGTAGGGTAGATACTTTTGACAAAATCGCAGGGTTTGCAATGCTCCATGGTTTTAAAGTCCCAAAAATGCTCTTCTTTACTATCGGTATTGCGAGTATTGGCCTCTATTTTATGATTAAACTTGGCTATGCACACTACCACATCAAGCCAATAACCCTTGGAGGGCTCATTATCGGAGGAGTTTTATTTGCAATAGGGATGGCAATTTTGGGTCTATGTCCAGGAACTGGACCGGTAGCAGTGAGTGAAGGAAATATCGATGTCTTCACTGGTCTTGTAGGTGGGCTTTTAGCTGGGGCACTCTTTACCTATCTCTATCCCGATCTCAAAACCATCATGGGCCCAGATTTTGGCAAACTCACTCTTGCACAGCTTATCGGTCATGACTGGTTTATTTTTGTCTATGGTGTCGCCCTCATAGCCATAGCCTTTTTGCTACCAAATAGAGAAATTGAAGAGGAGGTAGGAGAAATTTAA
- a CDS encoding DUF6858 family protein, giving the protein MKQITLMEKYPLFTLELNKNETNYKNVDEIIAYFKEKIEAHPVATYIATFDHYAHTKSLADGQINPDIQAAKNIVFCFGKELPKPEVMGVRPRSIGVADLGEKFVISFLEAPNPTANAAMEEWAKGLRA; this is encoded by the coding sequence ATGAAACAGATAACACTGATGGAGAAATATCCTCTTTTTACTTTGGAACTAAATAAAAATGAGACAAACTATAAAAATGTTGATGAAATCATCGCCTATTTTAAAGAGAAAATCGAAGCACATCCTGTAGCAACCTACATAGCAACATTTGATCACTATGCGCACACAAAATCTTTGGCAGATGGGCAGATAAATCCTGATATTCAAGCAGCAAAAAATATCGTTTTTTGCTTTGGTAAAGAGCTACCAAAACCTGAAGTAATGGGCGTACGTCCAAGAAGTATTGGTGTTGCAGATTTGGGTGAAAAGTTTGTAATTAGTTTTCTTGAAGCACCAAATCCGACAGCAAATGCAGCAATGGAAGAGTGGGCAAAAGGTTTGAGGGCTTAA
- a CDS encoding SDR family NAD(P)-dependent oxidoreductase, with amino-acid sequence MSKTVLITGCSSGIGLETTKLCKKEGFKVFATARKREDLQRLTSFELEPIFLELTDIQSIHKAVEEFLQKSNGKIDILFNNAAYGQPGALEDLPLKALQEQFATNLFGWHALTQKIIPIMRKQGFGRIIHHSSILGLIALKYRGAYNASKFALEGYTDTLRLELQGSGIDVITLNTGPVISNFRKNALQKFLGYIDMQKSPHKRLYKEELKRMEGSKNPPFTLTSEEVAKIIVDIMQTPHPKPRYYITKASTVLVLFKRALPTSLLDKILQKI; translated from the coding sequence ATGAGTAAAACAGTTCTTATTACTGGCTGTAGCAGCGGTATAGGACTGGAGACTACAAAACTGTGCAAAAAAGAGGGTTTTAAGGTCTTTGCTACTGCAAGGAAAAGAGAAGATCTTCAAAGATTAACCAGCTTTGAATTAGAGCCAATTTTTTTAGAACTAACCGATATTCAATCGATACATAAAGCAGTTGAAGAGTTTTTGCAAAAGAGCAACGGAAAAATCGATATCCTCTTTAATAATGCAGCTTATGGACAGCCAGGTGCCTTGGAAGATCTTCCTCTTAAAGCTCTCCAAGAGCAGTTTGCAACAAATCTTTTTGGCTGGCATGCCTTAACACAAAAGATCATCCCTATTATGCGAAAACAGGGCTTTGGACGAATCATCCACCACAGCTCCATTTTAGGGCTTATAGCTTTGAAGTACCGAGGTGCTTATAATGCCAGTAAATTTGCACTCGAAGGCTACACCGATACTTTACGTCTAGAGTTACAAGGAAGCGGTATAGATGTAATAACACTTAACACCGGCCCAGTAATAAGTAACTTTAGAAAAAATGCCTTGCAAAAGTTTTTAGGATATATCGATATGCAAAAGAGCCCTCATAAGAGACTCTACAAAGAAGAGCTCAAAAGAATGGAAGGCTCAAAAAATCCCCCATTTACTCTTACTAGCGAAGAGGTAGCAAAAATTATTGTAGATATTATGCAAACACCTCATCCAAAACCAAGATACTATATCACAAAGGCCTCAACTGTTTTGGTTCTATTCAAAAGAGCTCTACCCACATCGCTCCTTGATAAAATCTTGCAAAAAATTTAA
- a CDS encoding SagB family peptide dehydrogenase, whose amino-acid sequence MTNTYHEATKHSYWSVRRNPNYHDWSKQPNPFKIYPTTYPFIPLDMENPLHKFIYRIGGINAKKVYPGLEYYLRTIPSAGALYPVEIYFQARDVEGLEDGIYHFSVAENGLRLLHTLKEKEGIEIFFARKRKIKGFIFLFSTIYYRSSWKYKNRAFRYCLLDAGHVLGALEVSSYLFERAYYILYDFNKEALNEAFGFENKEFFVSSAVVGVPTQTEAKEFGMKLPFVDGTRTFEQNSLIEEAYKDTLHLKNCKANFRFPKFPFEATRLEEAILKRRSIRDFSAKVIKKEQFNFILSWMQSPIPSDCDEEVKVWYVVNRVEGMEQGLYRDGELIKMGDFHKKAGYLCLEQALGSQSSVTFFLTSNGKNYQPLYQKAGHIGHRCYIASEYLGIGCSGIGAYYDDEVNEFLGSNDMVLYALAIGL is encoded by the coding sequence ATGACAAATACCTATCATGAAGCAACAAAACACTCCTACTGGAGTGTGCGCAGAAATCCAAACTATCATGATTGGTCAAAGCAGCCTAATCCATTTAAAATTTACCCTACAACCTACCCTTTTATTCCCCTTGATATGGAAAACCCTTTACACAAGTTTATCTACCGTATTGGGGGAATAAATGCAAAAAAGGTCTATCCCGGATTGGAATATTATCTAAGAACCATTCCAAGTGCAGGTGCGCTCTATCCAGTTGAAATCTATTTTCAAGCAAGAGATGTTGAGGGATTAGAAGATGGGATCTATCACTTTAGTGTGGCAGAAAATGGGCTAAGACTTTTACACACATTAAAAGAGAAAGAAGGAATAGAGATATTTTTTGCAAGAAAGAGGAAGATTAAAGGGTTCATATTTCTCTTTTCTACCATCTACTACCGCTCCAGCTGGAAATATAAAAATAGAGCTTTTCGCTACTGCCTGCTTGATGCAGGACATGTTCTTGGGGCATTGGAAGTGAGTAGCTATCTATTTGAGAGGGCTTACTATATTTTGTATGATTTTAATAAGGAAGCTCTCAATGAGGCTTTTGGATTTGAAAACAAAGAGTTTTTTGTAAGTAGTGCAGTTGTAGGTGTACCAACGCAGACAGAGGCAAAAGAGTTTGGAATGAAACTCCCTTTTGTGGATGGTACAAGAACATTTGAGCAAAATAGTCTCATAGAAGAGGCTTATAAAGATACACTGCATTTAAAAAATTGCAAAGCTAACTTTCGTTTTCCAAAGTTTCCTTTTGAAGCAACAAGGTTAGAAGAAGCTATTTTGAAGCGAAGAAGCATTCGGGATTTTTCTGCAAAAGTGATAAAAAAAGAGCAGTTTAATTTTATCCTCTCTTGGATGCAAAGTCCTATTCCAAGCGATTGTGATGAAGAAGTGAAAGTTTGGTATGTTGTCAATAGAGTTGAGGGAATGGAGCAAGGACTCTATAGAGATGGTGAGCTCATTAAAATGGGTGATTTTCACAAAAAAGCCGGGTATCTTTGCTTAGAGCAAGCTCTTGGAAGTCAAAGTAGCGTGACCTTTTTTCTTACAAGCAATGGCAAAAATTATCAACCCCTCTATCAAAAAGCTGGCCACATTGGACATCGTTGCTATATCGCGAGCGAGTATTTAGGAATTGGATGTAGTGGTATTGGTGCATATTATGATGATGAGGTAAATGAGTTTTTAGGAAGCAATGATATGGTATTATATGCATTAGCAATTGGTCTATAA
- a CDS encoding O-acetyl-ADP-ribose deacetylase, with amino-acid sequence MSIKIIQGDITKLHVDAIVNAANPSLLGGGGVDGAIHRAAGPKLLEECKTLGGANPGQAKITHGYNLPAKWVIHTPGPVWQGGNHDEEVNLRHSYENSLCIARSYELHSIAFPSISTGVYGYPIEEASKVALSTIDWFLKKCAYYPMEVICVLHNERDYQTYIKTAQELRINYEV; translated from the coding sequence GTGTCAATAAAAATCATTCAAGGCGACATCACCAAGCTTCATGTTGATGCCATTGTCAATGCTGCCAATCCAAGTCTGCTTGGGGGAGGGGGCGTTGATGGAGCCATTCACAGAGCCGCTGGTCCTAAACTTTTGGAAGAGTGCAAAACACTTGGAGGTGCAAATCCAGGGCAGGCAAAAATCACCCATGGATACAACCTTCCGGCAAAATGGGTCATCCATACTCCAGGTCCTGTATGGCAAGGAGGCAATCACGATGAAGAGGTGAACTTGCGACACAGCTATGAAAACTCTTTATGTATTGCCAGAAGCTATGAACTGCACTCCATTGCCTTTCCATCTATCAGCACCGGGGTTTATGGCTATCCCATTGAGGAAGCTAGCAAAGTAGCACTTTCTACAATTGATTGGTTTTTAAAGAAATGCGCCTACTATCCAATGGAAGTTATTTGTGTATTGCATAACGAAAGAGACTATCAGACCTATATCAAAACAGCACAAGAGTTGAGGATTAACTATGAAGTGTAA
- a CDS encoding LOG family protein: MKVATTFGASKADRGSVEYQEGIELGKFLSQKGFIVKCGGYGGLMEAVSKGVYEIGGTCIGIGLEEFDRFRPSNPYLSKKILVKTLYERLELLIEGSELFVAQKGSIGTLNEIFMVAALKYGGLKPNIRIVLLGEFYKSLNCFDENFLQNVEIYDTLTEFERNFERV; the protein is encoded by the coding sequence ATGAAAGTAGCTACTACTTTTGGGGCATCAAAAGCGGATCGTGGTTCTGTTGAATATCAAGAAGGAATCGAACTAGGAAAATTTTTGAGTCAAAAGGGTTTTATTGTCAAATGCGGAGGGTATGGAGGATTGATGGAAGCAGTGAGCAAAGGAGTGTATGAGATTGGGGGTACCTGCATTGGCATTGGGTTAGAAGAGTTTGATAGATTTCGTCCCTCAAATCCCTATCTATCAAAGAAGATCCTCGTAAAGACACTCTATGAAAGGTTGGAGCTTTTGATAGAGGGGAGTGAGCTTTTTGTAGCGCAAAAAGGAAGCATTGGAACACTCAATGAGATATTTATGGTAGCAGCTTTAAAGTATGGAGGATTGAAACCTAATATTCGTATCGTTTTATTAGGGGAGTTTTATAAGAGTCTTAACTGCTTTGATGAGAATTTTTTGCAAAATGTGGAGATTTATGATACTTTAACAGAGTTTGAGAGAAACTTTGAAAGAGTATAG
- a CDS encoding ribonucleotide-diphosphate reductase subunit beta, with the protein MGLKEQKMTYHRKKIYNPNSHESVNERKIFGGNPTGIFELNKIKYQWAYNLWEMMLANTWFPKEVDMTQDARDYKLLTDAEKLAYDKVLAQLIFMDSLQTNNLIDNVNPYITAPEINLILVRQAFEEALHSQSYAVMVDSISQNTDEIYELWREDLQLKQKNDYIAKVYEDLAADPTDENIVKAMFANQILEGIYFYSGFTYMYTLARSGKMLGSAQMIRFIQRDEVTHLLIFQNMINTLKKERPELFTKELIDDVYKMFEGAVDLESSWGKYITQGQILGLTDEIIEQYIKYLADDRLQRVGLEPMYNVEHPIKWVDDFAKFNDQKTNFFEGNVTNYSKGSLDFDDF; encoded by the coding sequence ATGGGACTCAAGGAGCAAAAGATGACCTATCACAGAAAAAAGATCTACAATCCAAACTCACACGAAAGCGTCAATGAGAGAAAAATTTTTGGCGGCAATCCAACAGGAATTTTTGAATTAAACAAAATCAAATACCAGTGGGCATACAATCTTTGGGAGATGATGCTGGCAAACACATGGTTCCCAAAAGAGGTCGATATGACCCAGGATGCCAGGGATTACAAGCTTTTAACAGACGCAGAAAAGCTGGCATACGACAAAGTTTTAGCACAACTTATCTTTATGGACAGTTTGCAAACCAACAACCTCATAGACAATGTCAACCCCTACATCACTGCACCCGAAATCAACCTCATTTTGGTTCGCCAAGCCTTTGAAGAGGCGCTGCATTCGCAAAGCTATGCGGTCATGGTAGATTCCATCAGTCAAAATACCGATGAGATTTATGAGCTTTGGCGTGAAGATCTCCAACTAAAACAAAAAAATGACTATATCGCAAAAGTGTATGAGGATTTAGCAGCCGATCCGACAGATGAGAATATCGTTAAAGCGATGTTTGCAAATCAGATCTTAGAAGGGATATATTTCTACAGCGGTTTTACATATATGTACACGCTTGCTCGCAGTGGGAAAATGCTAGGAAGTGCGCAGATGATTCGATTCATCCAAAGAGATGAAGTAACGCATCTTCTTATTTTCCAAAATATGATCAATACCCTCAAAAAAGAGCGTCCTGAGCTCTTTACAAAAGAGCTTATTGATGATGTGTATAAAATGTTTGAAGGGGCGGTGGATCTTGAAAGCAGCTGGGGCAAATATATCACCCAAGGACAAATCCTGGGTCTTACCGATGAGATTATTGAGCAGTATATCAAATACCTTGCAGATGATAGGTTGCAAAGAGTAGGGTTAGAGCCAATGTATAATGTAGAGCATCCAATCAAATGGGTGGATGATTTTGCAAAATTTAATGACCAAAAGACAAATTTCTTTGAGGGCAATGTAACCAACTATTCGAAAGGTAGTCTCGATTTCGATGATTTTTAG
- a CDS encoding YeeE/YedE thiosulfate transporter family protein: MNLPRRLGWIPGGIALALLLWFTFSTYGANRPIGASTGIAYMGAWIFGLTDTEYFKHIKNSGSWEVFFLIGVLIGGFLTSVFITKTFKFRILPPLWKKHKNSSPVSRLFWSFVGGFLVVFGARLAGGCTSGHFLSGASQTAVSGLIFGGVAIIVLLLTGRLFYKNL; the protein is encoded by the coding sequence ATGAATCTTCCACGAAGACTAGGATGGATACCGGGTGGTATTGCACTTGCACTGCTTCTTTGGTTTACCTTCTCTACATATGGGGCTAATAGACCAATAGGTGCTTCTACAGGTATTGCCTATATGGGTGCATGGATCTTTGGGCTTACTGATACTGAGTACTTTAAACATATTAAAAACAGCGGTAGCTGGGAGGTCTTTTTCCTCATTGGAGTACTCATTGGAGGCTTTTTGACTTCTGTATTTATAACTAAAACGTTCAAGTTTCGTATTTTGCCACCCCTTTGGAAGAAACATAAAAACAGCTCACCAGTTTCAAGACTTTTTTGGAGTTTTGTGGGTGGTTTTTTGGTGGTATTTGGCGCACGTTTAGCGGGAGGATGTACAAGTGGACATTTTCTCAGTGGAGCAAGCCAGACAGCTGTCAGTGGTCTCATTTTTGGGGGAGTAGCTATTATTGTACTCTTGCTAACTGGCCGTCTCTTTTACAAAAATCTCTAA
- the pckA gene encoding phosphoenolpyruvate carboxykinase (ATP) yields MEINDFDKLDIKDVKKVYYNPDYETLFKKEIEQQEGVETDLGAVAVDTGIFTGRSPKDKYFVKQPPSEKYIAWGEINQPVSKEIFDELFAKTKEYLSGKELYVMDAFAGASDDSKKAIRVVTEIAWQAHFVKNMFIRPTEEELKNFHPDFTLYVAANLKNDRYKEHGLNSDVFIIFNIEENVAIIGGTWYGGEIKKGIFSMMNYWLPLEGKLSMHCSANIGEKDDVALFFGLSGTGKTTLSADPNRRLIGDDEHGWDDKGVFNFEGGCYAKVIGLDKEKEPDIYNAIKRDALLENVVVKENGEIDFEDASKTENTRVSYPIYHICKHKEDLQGPHPKNIIFLSADAFGVLPPVSKLTKEQAMYYFLSGYTAKVAGTERGITEPVATFSACFGEAFLPLHPTVYAKLLGEKIDKHGVNVYLVNTGWTGGPYGVGKRMSLPATRACINAILDGSINESEFETLPIFNLAIPKSIKGVDSNILNPRNTWEDKAAYDKQLEHLAKLFIDNFKRYEGYGNFDYSKAGPQL; encoded by the coding sequence ATGGAGATAAACGATTTTGACAAACTTGACATCAAAGATGTCAAGAAGGTCTATTACAACCCAGACTACGAAACACTCTTCAAAAAAGAGATTGAGCAGCAAGAAGGGGTAGAAACAGATCTTGGTGCAGTAGCAGTCGATACAGGGATCTTTACAGGTCGCAGCCCAAAAGACAAATACTTTGTCAAGCAGCCTCCAAGTGAAAAATATATAGCATGGGGTGAGATTAATCAACCAGTTTCCAAAGAGATTTTTGACGAGCTCTTTGCAAAAACAAAAGAGTACCTCAGTGGTAAAGAGCTCTATGTAATGGATGCATTTGCGGGTGCAAGTGATGATAGCAAAAAGGCGATCCGCGTCGTTACAGAGATCGCTTGGCAGGCCCACTTTGTGAAAAACATGTTTATCCGTCCAACTGAAGAAGAGCTTAAAAACTTCCATCCAGATTTTACCCTCTATGTAGCAGCAAATCTTAAAAATGATCGTTATAAAGAGCATGGCCTCAACTCTGATGTCTTCATAATCTTTAATATTGAAGAGAATGTTGCAATCATTGGTGGTACTTGGTATGGGGGCGAGATTAAAAAGGGAATATTCTCTATGATGAACTACTGGCTACCACTTGAAGGTAAGCTTAGTATGCACTGCTCTGCTAATATCGGTGAAAAAGATGATGTGGCGCTCTTCTTTGGCCTCAGTGGTACAGGAAAAACAACCCTCAGCGCCGATCCTAATAGACGTCTCATTGGTGATGATGAGCATGGATGGGATGATAAAGGTGTTTTTAACTTTGAAGGTGGCTGCTACGCAAAAGTTATTGGACTTGACAAAGAGAAAGAGCCTGATATCTACAACGCAATCAAAAGAGATGCTCTTTTAGAAAATGTAGTTGTCAAAGAAAATGGGGAAATAGACTTTGAAGATGCAAGCAAAACAGAAAATACGCGTGTAAGCTATCCAATCTACCATATCTGCAAACACAAAGAGGATCTCCAAGGACCACATCCAAAAAATATTATTTTCCTCAGCGCTGATGCCTTTGGTGTATTGCCACCAGTAAGCAAGCTTACAAAAGAGCAAGCAATGTACTACTTCCTCAGCGGCTATACAGCAAAAGTAGCTGGGACAGAGAGGGGTATCACAGAGCCGGTAGCTACATTTAGTGCCTGCTTTGGGGAAGCTTTTTTGCCGCTCCATCCAACAGTCTATGCAAAACTTCTTGGAGAAAAAATAGATAAACATGGTGTAAATGTCTATCTTGTCAATACCGGATGGACTGGCGGACCGTATGGAGTAGGTAAACGCATGAGTCTTCCTGCTACACGTGCTTGTATTAATGCTATTTTGGATGGAAGCATAAATGAGAGTGAATTTGAGACACTTCCAATTTTTAATCTTGCAATTCCAAAAAGTATCAAAGGAGTTGATAGCAACATCCTTAATCCTCGCAATACATGGGAAGATAAAGCTGCGTATGATAAGCAGCTCGAACACCTTGCAAAGCTCTTTATCGATAATTTCAAACGCTACGAAGGGTACGGAAACTTCGACTACTCAAAAGCTGGACCACAACTTTAA
- the msrB gene encoding peptide-methionine (R)-S-oxide reductase MsrB, with product MKCKEKLTPFEYHVMFEHGTEPAFTSPLYSEKREGIYQCKCCQTPLFSSKAKFDSGTGWPSFYRPISKEVIEESTDTSHGMVRTEVHCSKCKAHLGHVFPDGPPPTGLRYCINGVCLRFIPNE from the coding sequence ATGAAGTGTAAAGAAAAGTTAACTCCCTTTGAATATCATGTGATGTTTGAGCACGGAACAGAGCCAGCCTTTACGAGCCCTTTGTATAGCGAAAAAAGAGAAGGGATTTATCAGTGCAAATGCTGCCAAACGCCTCTTTTTTCTTCCAAAGCAAAATTTGACTCAGGCACTGGCTGGCCAAGCTTTTATAGGCCAATCAGCAAAGAGGTAATAGAAGAATCTACCGATACAAGCCACGGAATGGTTCGTACAGAAGTACATTGCTCCAAATGCAAAGCCCATTTGGGTCATGTTTTCCCCGATGGTCCACCTCCAACAGGACTTCGCTACTGTATCAATGGAGTCTGCTTAAGATTTATTCCCAATGAGTAA
- a CDS encoding CHAD domain-containing protein, protein MESKEIERKYLLPPCNPKKLLKSLHIPYKKSKIVQFYTQDHKRYRQKDNSFYKTIKKGEGVERVEIENIISQKEFAKAFIYAQGAIIHKIRYFATIDGQVYEFDWFEGELKGLAFVEIEFSNLEEAIEFSPPPQISRIILDEVTEDPNFTNAVIALHGIPLKQIELLQLLADAQKAVQGKPQAKIELVFHPYYDVLYLLKASIYALLHVVLHNKEAILAGDKDSERLHQLRVAMRKMRSYLSLFSHIHPIPKDLEKKLSSLMKQTNRARDIDIALLWIEEFKKKLPEKLKSNLDAIQESLKEQKQSIEEQLKEFLQTKEFEEAITQLKKFCHKDEIAHFPAIIAAKKIINKQLKKLKKMSNKLSKKSDPKDFHKVRIEAKKLRYLLELFSSLLEPESFTKALDLTKELQTILGEHQDFEVQIEYLRKLQQTQENEAILFLIQFLEKKAKKRRKTFLKKRKKLKVLRKNFQCALCRFC, encoded by the coding sequence ATGGAATCCAAGGAGATTGAGCGTAAATATCTCTTGCCTCCATGTAACCCCAAAAAGCTCCTCAAATCTTTGCATATCCCCTATAAAAAGAGCAAAATTGTACAGTTTTATACACAAGATCATAAACGTTATCGTCAAAAAGATAATAGCTTCTATAAAACTATAAAAAAAGGGGAAGGAGTTGAGAGAGTAGAAATCGAAAATATCATTTCACAAAAAGAGTTTGCAAAAGCTTTCATCTATGCTCAAGGTGCAATTATCCACAAAATTCGCTATTTTGCTACAATCGATGGACAAGTATATGAGTTTGACTGGTTTGAAGGAGAACTCAAAGGCTTAGCATTTGTCGAGATAGAGTTTTCAAATCTTGAAGAGGCTATAGAGTTCTCACCTCCTCCACAAATATCACGCATAATCCTCGATGAAGTCACAGAAGATCCAAACTTTACAAATGCAGTAATTGCACTTCATGGAATACCTCTTAAACAGATAGAACTTTTGCAACTTCTTGCAGACGCACAAAAAGCTGTTCAAGGAAAACCCCAAGCTAAAATAGAATTAGTATTTCACCCATATTATGATGTGCTCTATCTTCTTAAAGCCTCTATTTATGCACTTCTCCATGTTGTGCTCCATAACAAAGAGGCAATTTTGGCGGGAGATAAAGATAGTGAAAGACTCCACCAACTCCGTGTAGCGATGAGAAAAATGCGTAGCTATCTCTCTCTCTTTTCTCATATACATCCTATCCCAAAAGATTTAGAAAAAAAACTCTCATCTCTTATGAAACAAACAAACAGAGCAAGAGATATTGATATAGCACTTCTATGGATAGAAGAGTTTAAAAAAAAGCTTCCAGAAAAACTCAAATCCAATCTCGATGCCATCCAAGAGAGCCTCAAAGAGCAAAAGCAAAGCATTGAGGAGCAGTTAAAAGAGTTTTTACAAACAAAAGAGTTTGAAGAAGCAATTACACAACTCAAAAAGTTTTGTCACAAAGATGAAATTGCTCATTTCCCCGCAATAATAGCTGCAAAGAAGATAATCAATAAGCAGCTAAAAAAACTAAAAAAAATGAGTAACAAACTCTCTAAAAAGTCAGATCCAAAAGATTTTCACAAAGTTCGCATAGAAGCAAAGAAGTTACGCTACCTCTTAGAGCTTTTTAGCTCTCTTTTGGAACCAGAATCATTTACTAAAGCACTGGATCTTACAAAAGAGCTCCAGACAATTCTTGGCGAGCATCAAGACTTTGAGGTACAGATTGAGTATCTCCGAAAACTGCAGCAAACGCAAGAGAATGAAGCAATACTATTTCTCATACAGTTTCTAGAGAAAAAAGCTAAAAAGAGGCGCAAAACATTTCTCAAAAAACGCAAAAAATTAAAAGTCTTACGCAAAAATTTCCAATGCGCGCTCTGTCGCTTTTGTTAG
- a CDS encoding carbon-nitrogen hydrolase family protein, translated as MIFSAIQCQTKPDFEKNLKTLKKLIQKSGDIVVAPEVVLTGFAYDRFEEAASFGQRALEELLPLSQERIVCYTQIEKRDGKFYNIAKVLYKEEVVYEQPKVKLFKFGGETDYFSAGNIEQINLFEIEGRKFGLLICFELRFIEIWQRLKGADIILVPAMWGSLRKRHFEQFTETLALMHQCFVIASNSANEDMAKSSAIINPFGVAFRDDRKRLLNKEVDLNDIKKMRRYMDIGL; from the coding sequence ATGATTTTTAGTGCTATTCAGTGCCAAACAAAACCTGATTTTGAAAAAAATCTCAAAACCTTAAAAAAGCTCATCCAAAAAAGCGGCGATATTGTCGTTGCCCCCGAAGTTGTGCTTACTGGCTTTGCTTATGATCGCTTTGAAGAAGCCGCCAGCTTTGGCCAAAGGGCGCTTGAAGAGCTGCTGCCACTCTCACAAGAGCGCATTGTCTGCTATACACAAATTGAAAAAAGAGATGGTAAATTTTACAATATTGCAAAAGTGCTCTATAAAGAAGAAGTAGTTTACGAGCAACCAAAAGTAAAACTCTTTAAATTTGGTGGAGAAACAGACTATTTTAGCGCAGGCAATATTGAGCAGATTAATCTCTTTGAAATAGAGGGGAGAAAATTTGGGCTTTTAATCTGCTTTGAACTGCGCTTCATTGAGATATGGCAGCGCCTCAAAGGAGCTGACATCATCCTTGTTCCAGCAATGTGGGGGAGTCTCAGAAAACGCCATTTTGAGCAGTTTACCGAGACTTTAGCTCTCATGCACCAATGCTTTGTCATTGCTAGTAATAGTGCAAATGAAGATATGGCAAAAAGCAGTGCTATTATCAATCCTTTTGGAGTTGCCTTCCGTGATGATAGAAAAAGATTATTAAATAAAGAAGTAGATCTCAATGATATTAAGAAGATGAGACGCTATATGGATATTGGATTATGA
- a CDS encoding protein-L-isoaspartate(D-aspartate) O-methyltransferase produces MNLQERIELQKCQKMAENINKIFPLHPKIKEAFAKVRRELFVPVGFTHHAYKLDALPIAGNQWISSPLTVAKMTQFLEPVGADSILEIGCGSGYQAAILSKIVRRVFTVERIERLVIEAKQRFKELDITNVHVRYADGMLGWREFAPYDRIIFSAALTKVPQNIFEQLSDGGIIVAPIIQKDKQIITRFFKDGNVEELDTCYFINSKSGVE; encoded by the coding sequence ATGAATTTGCAAGAGCGGATCGAACTGCAAAAGTGCCAAAAAATGGCAGAAAATATCAACAAAATCTTTCCTTTGCATCCCAAAATCAAAGAAGCATTTGCAAAGGTTCGTCGTGAGCTCTTTGTCCCAGTTGGCTTTACACACCATGCCTATAAACTAGACGCCCTGCCAATTGCTGGAAACCAGTGGATAAGCTCCCCCCTGACAGTAGCAAAAATGACACAGTTTTTAGAACCTGTTGGAGCTGATAGCATATTAGAGATTGGCTGTGGAAGTGGATACCAAGCAGCAATTTTGAGTAAAATTGTCCGAAGAGTCTTTACAGTGGAGCGGATCGAGAGGCTTGTCATTGAAGCAAAACAGCGATTTAAAGAGCTTGATATTACAAATGTCCATGTGCGCTACGCAGATGGAATGCTTGGATGGAGGGAGTTTGCGCCCTATGATCGCATAATCTTTTCTGCTGCACTTACAAAAGTCCCTCAAAATATATTTGAACAATTAAGTGATGGAGGAATCATAGTTGCCCCTATCATCCAAAAAGATAAACAGATCATTACCCGCTTTTTTAAAGATGGAAATGTAGAAGAATTGGACACCTGTTACTTTATTAACTCTAAGAGTGGCGTAGAGTAA